From the Saccharobesus litoralis genome, one window contains:
- a CDS encoding c-type cytochrome domain-containing protein gives MAALMEMHTSITGKQRNPLLNQIWLWGAISAIAACILGYMLSLGGGYNPEAVDIHKAFGISVATLSIICWLAFSIKSQLNKLLVLGLSGFQLLLLFTTGHYGANMTHGETYLVEHAPNFVRQIAGFEPHAAPREKVTSIAQADIYLDLIQPMFKQRCVSCHNDSKAKGGLNLASVDGIVKGGKTASTWGNGQLENSELYKRISIDKHDKKFMPAEGKTPLSDDQVDVIAWWIKAGTPTSGLVGPQKIADRYQGAMARVLGLSASAGAWPLAKIATPNPQIITSLNNQGFIVKQISQKVAHLDIDASIRVKNLPNSAIQTLVDNKTAIAYLNLSKTQVTDEQLVQIAQLSNLIKLRLDSTQVTSQGIAALAGASNLTYLNLYGTQVDDQVFSTLATFPKLKKVFLADTNISLKAANEFSEKHSEIALIHNKGLNKKPEQIAQTAAE, from the coding sequence GGAAATGCACACATCAATTACAGGTAAACAAAGAAATCCACTATTAAATCAAATTTGGTTATGGGGAGCGATATCTGCTATTGCAGCTTGTATACTCGGCTACATGCTCTCTTTAGGCGGTGGATATAATCCAGAAGCTGTCGATATTCATAAAGCATTTGGTATTTCAGTCGCGACTCTCTCCATCATCTGCTGGTTAGCCTTCTCCATTAAAAGCCAATTAAACAAACTCTTGGTTTTAGGCTTATCTGGTTTTCAATTGCTATTACTGTTCACAACCGGCCATTATGGCGCCAACATGACTCATGGTGAAACTTACCTCGTTGAGCATGCGCCTAATTTTGTACGGCAGATCGCAGGGTTTGAACCCCACGCAGCACCTCGCGAAAAAGTGACATCAATCGCCCAAGCTGATATTTACCTTGACCTTATTCAACCTATGTTTAAACAACGTTGTGTCAGTTGCCACAATGATTCAAAAGCAAAAGGTGGCTTAAACCTAGCGTCGGTCGACGGTATTGTAAAAGGGGGAAAAACAGCATCCACTTGGGGCAATGGTCAACTTGAAAACAGTGAGCTATATAAACGGATCAGCATAGATAAACATGATAAAAAGTTTATGCCGGCTGAAGGTAAAACGCCTTTAAGCGATGATCAAGTTGATGTTATCGCGTGGTGGATAAAAGCCGGTACGCCAACCTCTGGTTTAGTCGGCCCACAAAAAATTGCCGACCGCTACCAAGGCGCAATGGCTCGAGTTTTAGGTTTAAGTGCCAGCGCCGGAGCGTGGCCGCTAGCAAAAATAGCAACGCCTAATCCACAAATAATCACATCGTTAAATAACCAAGGGTTTATTGTTAAGCAGATTTCGCAAAAAGTAGCGCACTTAGATATTGACGCTTCAATTCGAGTTAAAAACCTACCCAATAGTGCAATACAAACGTTAGTCGACAATAAAACGGCTATCGCTTATCTCAACCTGTCTAAAACGCAGGTAACCGACGAGCAATTAGTGCAGATCGCACAGTTATCTAATCTCATTAAATTGCGACTCGATAGCACACAAGTCACTAGCCAAGGCATTGCAGCGCTCGCGGGTGCAAGCAACCTCACCTATTTAAATCTGTACGGCACGCAAGTTGATGATCAGGTATTTAGCACGTTAGCCACATTCCCTAAATTGAAAAAAGTCTTTCTAGCTGACACCAACATCAGCCTAAAAGCCGCCAATGAATTTAGTGAAAAGCATAGTGAAATAGCCTTAATTCATAACAAAGGGCTAAATAAAAAACCTGAACAAATAGCCCAAACCGCAGCCGAATAA
- a CDS encoding NHL repeat-containing protein, with protein MKNNNTNTKDQTSQTVNQSKRQFIKQSSALSTTLLLAGMSQSANAHEPPPKPLPKAGRNPHGKIVGHGDFQYKVDYHWGEQDRSKFPVENSHGLDFDSKGRLIMVTDSDVNNFVIFNKDGKVLDAWGTQHPGAHSVKVSRENGEDFIYIVDGGWILDRNRPDNQWKNKWTRQSGFVSKLTLDGKLVYTLGHPLNLGIYEPGMRFQPTDITIAPNGDLYVTDGYGSDCVIHYDSNGRYINHWGGWKNKDKKLNLKNTHGIAVDTRDPNSHHLLISSRGEQKIKQYTLDGKLLGEINLPGAYAGGPVFKGEHFYAPVCWSKIDGKMAPNSGFITILDKHNKVVSNPGGTRPHYENGQLTSMQSTWDVFNHCHAVAVDDEENLYVGQWNSNQIYPIKLVRV; from the coding sequence ATGAAAAATAACAACACAAATACAAAAGACCAAACTAGCCAAACGGTTAATCAAAGCAAACGTCAGTTTATTAAACAATCATCTGCGTTAAGTACCACCCTATTGTTGGCCGGCATGAGCCAAAGTGCCAATGCGCATGAACCACCACCTAAGCCGTTACCCAAAGCGGGGCGTAACCCGCACGGTAAAATTGTTGGCCATGGTGATTTTCAATACAAGGTAGATTATCACTGGGGGGAGCAAGACCGCAGCAAGTTCCCTGTCGAAAATAGTCATGGTTTAGATTTTGACTCCAAAGGCCGTTTAATTATGGTGACCGATAGCGATGTTAATAACTTCGTTATTTTTAACAAAGACGGCAAAGTATTAGATGCATGGGGCACACAACACCCAGGGGCGCACTCAGTTAAAGTGTCACGCGAAAATGGCGAAGACTTTATCTATATTGTTGATGGCGGCTGGATATTAGACAGAAACCGTCCTGATAACCAATGGAAAAATAAATGGACACGGCAAAGCGGTTTTGTTTCCAAATTAACGCTAGACGGTAAATTAGTTTACACATTAGGCCACCCGCTTAACTTAGGCATTTACGAACCGGGAATGCGTTTTCAGCCAACTGATATCACCATTGCCCCAAATGGTGATTTATATGTAACGGATGGTTACGGCTCTGACTGCGTTATCCATTATGATTCTAATGGTCGTTATATAAACCATTGGGGCGGTTGGAAAAACAAAGATAAAAAACTAAACCTGAAAAATACTCACGGGATCGCAGTAGATACCCGCGATCCTAACAGCCATCACTTATTAATAAGTTCTCGTGGTGAGCAAAAAATTAAGCAATACACACTAGATGGAAAATTATTAGGCGAAATTAACTTACCCGGCGCCTATGCCGGTGGGCCCGTATTCAAAGGCGAGCATTTTTACGCTCCGGTTTGCTGGTCAAAAATCGATGGCAAAATGGCGCCCAATTCTGGCTTTATCACTATTTTAGACAAGCACAACAAAGTTGTTTCTAACCCCGGCGGTACGCGCCCACATTACGAGAACGGCCAACTCACATCCATGCAAAGCACATGGGACGTATTCAATCACTGCCACGCTGTTGCAGTCGATGATGAAGAAAACCTGTATGTCGGCCAATGGAACAGCAACCAAATTTATCCCATTAAACTCGTTCGTGTGTAG